The window TGATGGAGCAAAAACTCCTCAAGATGATGAAAAAGTAGCTGAGGTACGAGATATCATCAATAAAGTTGATGGGTTTAAATCGGTTAAAATAATTCAGCGAAAGGAAAATGCGGGTCTGGCAAATTCCGTTATCGCAGGTGTAAGTCAGTTGATTAATGATTATGGTCAGGTTGTAGTTTTTGAGGATGATTTAATTACTTCGCCACATACATTAACCTACTTTAATGATGCATTAAACCGTTATCGAGAGGAAGATAAAGTGATGCATATAGGCGCATATATGTATCCACTTGATACAGAAAATTTACCTGAAACTTTTTTTTATAGGGCAGCAACCAGTTGGGGTTGGGCAACTTGGGCTAGGGCTTGGAAAAACTTTGAGCCAGACATTGATACACTTTTAAAGCAATTTGATAAACAAAAAAGATCTGCATTTTCCATACAAAACAGCATGAATTTTTGGAAGCAAATGCAGGAATTTAAAAAAGGTAAAAATAACAGCTGGGCAATTCGATGGTATGCTTCCGTATTTCTAAAGGGCGGTTTAACTTTAAATCCATCTCAATCTTTAGTAAATAACATTGGGCACGATGGCACCGGCGTTCATTCTGGAATTAACGACATATATAATGTAATTATTAATCCAAAACCGATTACTTATTTTCCTGACATAGTAGCTGAAAATACAGCAGCTTACCAAGTTATTAAAAACTTTTTAGCCAATAGAAAAGGAAATATTTGGGAACGAATTAAACGATTTGTTATAGAAAAGCTGAACAAGTAATCGACAACGTTATATAGCTTATATCATTATTCTTTGTATTTTGCATTAACCAAATAACAAAATATGAAGTGGTTAATGCTAACTTTTCTTTCATTATCTGCATTTGTTAATGCTCAAAATCCTCCGAAACCTTATGGCGCACTTCCTTCAAAAAGGCAACTGGCTTGGCATGATCTGGAGATTTATGGATTAATTCATTTTACGCCAACAACCTTCGAAAACAAAGAATGGGGTTTTGGTGATGCTGATCCAAAAACATTTAATCCGACAGATTTTAATGCAGATCAAATTATTAAAGCGGCCAAAGCTGGTGGTTTAAAAGGAATCATTTTAGTTGCAAAACATCATGATGGTTTTGCCCTTTGGCCAACTAAAACAACTGAATATAATATTTCTAAAAGCCCTTTTAAGGGTGGAGAAGGTGATTTAGTTAGAGAAATTGAGCAAGCAGCTCGTAAAAATGGTTTAAAATTTGGCGTTTACTGTTCTCCCTGGGACAGAAATAATGCTAAATATGGAACATCAGAATATCTTTCCATTTATCAAGCGCAGCTTAAAGAATTATATAGCAATTATGGCGAACTTTTTATGAGTTGGCACGATGGCGCAAATGGTGGCGATGGTTTTTATGGCGGCGCTAAAGAAAAACGTTCGATCGATAATACAACCTATTATGACTGGAATAATACCTGGGCAATTACCAGGAAAATGCAACCTATGGCAAACATTTTTAGCGATATAGGTTTAGATATTCGTTGGGTTGGAAACGAAAATGGAAATGCTGCAGAAACCAGTTGGGCAACATTTACGCCGCTGCCTCCAGAGGGGAAAAACGTTGCCGTTCCTGGTCAGGCGAATTATCCACAAAGTCCTGAAGGAATTAGAAACGGCAAATTTTGGATGCCAGCCGAGTGTGACGTTCCTTTAAGAAAAGGCTGGTTTTTTCATCCGCAGGAAAGTCCTAAAACACCTGAAACCTTATTTGACTTGTACTTAAAAAGTGTAGGTAGAGGTGCAGATTTAGACTTAGGTTTAGCCCCTGATCTACGTGGACAACTGCGTGAAGATGACGTTGCTGCTTTGAAAGTTTTTGGAGATATGGTTAAACATACTTTTGAAAATAATTTGGCCAAAAACGCAACTATTACTTCAAGCAATATGCGAGGAAAGAATTACAATGCAGTCAAAATTCTGGATTCAGACAAGCTGAGTTATTGGGCTACAAGCGATGATGTTCATCAAGCAAGCATAGAAATGGATCTTAAATCACCTAAAACATTTGATATTATTAGTCTGCAAGAATATATTCCCTTAGGACAAAGAATTGAAAATTATAACATCGAAATTTTTGAAAACGATGCTTGGAAGACAATTTACGAAGGAACAAGTATTGGCGCAAAGCGATTAATTAAATTGGAATCACCAGTAACAACTTCTAAAATTAAATTAAATATTACCAAATCGCCGGTTTGCGTAACCTTAAGTGAATTCGGGATTTATAAGAAAACGGAATAAAATTTAAATGCTTTTTTTCGCTTCAACAATGATGTAGGGCGATAAACTTTTACTTTCGAAAGGAATAATCTTCGTTAAAACTTTTCCACTAATCCAAATTATTTTTTTGAAAAGGCGAACGGATACAGATTTCTGGTTTTCATTTTCCAACCAAACACTGAAATGGCCAAAATAACTTGATTTAACTTCTTTCAAACCTGCTTGCTCACAAATTGACTTCAGCAGAGCTGGATTCATACTGTCAATATTATGTTTATCGTAGTTTTCTTTATCAAAATTCTTTTGAAACCAACCGTTAACGGCTTTAAAATTTGGTAAGGTGATAAATAAAGTGCCACCAGGCTTTACAAAGGCAACATGGCGATTAATAATATCAGCAGTATCAATAAAATGTTCTATTAATCCGCAGCTAAGTACCAAATCATATTGCTTTTCTGGCTGATAATTAAAAAGATCAGTTTCAATGATATGAATATCTTTTTCTGTCAGGTCATTCTTTTTTAACAATTCTTCTACCACTGGTGGATGAACGAAATAATCTAATAAAGTAACATCAAGTTTGAAATATTTTTTCAAAAAAACAGCATAATATCCAGGGAAACCACCAAGTTCTATAGCTGTTTTAACATTATTTTTTTTAATAATTGTCGCCAGCTGCTGATTAAATAAATAATTTGAAGGCAAATGAACCGCAAGTCCGCTTTTGCTTTCCCAATAATTTACCCAAAAAGCCCTGTCAGTTAATAAATTCGCCATATTTTAAATTTCCAAACGCAAAGAAACGGAAAAAGGTTAATTGTTAAAGTGTAATGTTGTTTAAACTGCAAAATGATTAAGTATATAAAATGTATTGGCTAACTGTAGTAGACATCGCTATACAATTAACGAGTTAGGCTGTTACTTCAAATCTTTCAATATTTCTGAAACTGCTTTTTCCAATTGAGGATCTTTATCAGCTAATCGATCTTCGAAAGTATTTTTTACAAAAATATCTGGCTTAACACCCTCTTTCTCAATATTTTTGCCGTCCATCGTGTAGCAACCCCAAGATGGTAAGCGATAAGAAGAACCATCAACCAAGCCCTTTGCTGATGTAAAAATAATCCAACGATAGGTTTCTGTTCCTATAATTTTACCAAGTTTAAGTTGTTTGAAGCCGGCAGCCGTCATCTCCGCATCGCTTAAAGATTGCTCGTTTACTAAAAGCACTATTGGCTTAGCCGCAGGACCAAAATTACTTTGAGGTGCCATTTTACCTCCTCGGTATTTCCACTGAAGATAAGGACGTTGCGACAGAAATTTTAAGACCTCATCGTGTACGTTCCCACCTGTATTATATCGAAGATCGAGGATTATCGCCTCTTTGTTTTCTTCTTGTTCTACCATATCTAAAAGGAAAGTTTCCAGTTCACCACCACTCATATTTTTCATATAAGAATAAGCAATTCGGTTATTCCCCCATTTATCTACATTTTTTTTGTTCTTGGTAATCCATTCGTCGTAAAAATTTCCCCTCAGCGCACCAGAGCTTTCGGGATGAATGTTAACATAGATTGGCTTACCGCTTCTAATAAAAGTTAATGTCATTTCCTTATCAAGCGAAGGCTTGCTAAAATAATAATCACGATCTATTTTCTCATCTACCTTAAGCCCATTTACCTCTGTTAAAATATCGCCAGCCAAAATGTTTGTTCCTGTACGAGCAGCGTTGCTTTTTGCGGCAATTCGTTCTACCTTAAGTGGGTTTTCATTACCAAAGATTATTCCTGTTTCATTGGTAATGTAGTTAAGATTCTTTTTTTCCTCTGCTCCTAGGCTGTTAAAGCCCATATGTGATGAATTTAATTCACCCAACATATCATTCAATAAGATTCTTAAATCACTGCGGTTGTTAACATAAGGCAAATAAGCAGCATAGCGTGTTCTCATTTTATCCCAATCTACACCATGGAATTTTTCATCATAGAAATTTTCATCGAGGCCAACCCATGTTTCGTAAAACATTTGATTAAATTCTGCATTTAGGTTTCTAGTAAATTTATAACCATGATCTATTTTATCGAGTTTATTTGCTTCTAAAGTATATTTATTAATTACACCTCTTGATAGAACGAAAAATTTATCTCCCGCTGAAACAATAGAATAATCTCCACCATCAGCTACTTTTTCAGTTTTATTTGCTTCGAAAGGTTCGATTGTAGTTCGATAAAGTCCAGGAGCACCACCCTCATGATTGGAAGAGAAAAATACATACGTTTTATCGCCCTTGGCAAAAGCATCAGTACCAAATTGACCGCCAAAATTTGGCCCAACAAGTTCTATCCTATCTAAAATATCCTGGGTATTAATCGTGATTACATTCGCTGGTTTTGGTGTGGGCTTTTCATCCGTCTTTTTCTTGGCGGTATCTGCTTTTGCCTTTTTTGTTTTGCTATCCGTAACCGCTGGCTTTACTTCAGCAGGTTTAGTCTCCTTAAACAAATCATCGAACTTATCAGAACGATAAGCCTCATCATAATTGTTTAGCGCCATGCGGTAAATATGGGCATTCTCCATTCCTGTTGGATACGATGGCTTTGTACGTGCGCTAGTAAAGAAAATATATTTTCCATCTGGCGACCATGCTGGTCCGGTTTCAGTAACGCCAGTATTGGTTAAATTTATAGTTTTATTCGCCTTGATGTTATGCACCAAAATATCTTGCTCGAAGTTTCTATAAACCGTAAATAAAACATATTCATCATTTGGAGAAAAGCTTGGTGCGGCACTTTGTAAAGCCCAAAATTCATCAGTAACCAAAGTTTTGCTTTCAAATGTCTTCAAGTCCAGTAGCTTCAATTCGTTTCTACCACTTAAATAAACAGCCATGGTTTTGGTTTTATTTAAGGTAATATCTCGGTTATTGGCCTTATCTTTTGTGATTTGTTTTATGGCTCCTTTTCCATCGCCAGCAATGGTAAACCAATTTTGGTAGCCGCTAGCGGTTTGGCTGAATAAAATGGTTTTATTATCCGCTAACCATTTACATTCCATAGCACGTTCGCCACTATTTGTAATCTTGCGAATAAATTTACCATCGGCATCGCTAACAAAAACTTCTCCTCGGGAAACAAAAGCAATTTTCTTTCCATCTGTAGAAACATCAAAAGCAGAGATATTAGCACGAACATCGTATTCCTGTTCCTTGCTCAAAACCTGATTTCTAGAAGTACTGATACTTACTTTTTCCGTTTTTTTTGATGCAACATCGTAAGTGTACAATTGATAATCCTTTTCAAATACCACCGTGGTTCCGTTTGCGGCAACAAAAGGCCGTTTAATGGAAGTATCGAAATTAGTCAAGCTCGTTTTTTTGCCTCCAATAAAGGTGTAGAGATTGTACTCATCATTCCCCTCATCAGAAACAAAAAATACATTACCTTTTTGATCAATGCTTGTCCAAAAAT is drawn from Pedobacter mucosus and contains these coding sequences:
- a CDS encoding class I SAM-dependent methyltransferase, with protein sequence MANLLTDRAFWVNYWESKSGLAVHLPSNYLFNQQLATIIKKNNVKTAIELGGFPGYYAVFLKKYFKLDVTLLDYFVHPPVVEELLKKNDLTEKDIHIIETDLFNYQPEKQYDLVLSCGLIEHFIDTADIINRHVAFVKPGGTLFITLPNFKAVNGWFQKNFDKENYDKHNIDSMNPALLKSICEQAGLKEVKSSYFGHFSVWLENENQKSVSVRLFKKIIWISGKVLTKIIPFESKSLSPYIIVEAKKSI
- a CDS encoding alpha-L-fucosidase, translated to MKWLMLTFLSLSAFVNAQNPPKPYGALPSKRQLAWHDLEIYGLIHFTPTTFENKEWGFGDADPKTFNPTDFNADQIIKAAKAGGLKGIILVAKHHDGFALWPTKTTEYNISKSPFKGGEGDLVREIEQAARKNGLKFGVYCSPWDRNNAKYGTSEYLSIYQAQLKELYSNYGELFMSWHDGANGGDGFYGGAKEKRSIDNTTYYDWNNTWAITRKMQPMANIFSDIGLDIRWVGNENGNAAETSWATFTPLPPEGKNVAVPGQANYPQSPEGIRNGKFWMPAECDVPLRKGWFFHPQESPKTPETLFDLYLKSVGRGADLDLGLAPDLRGQLREDDVAALKVFGDMVKHTFENNLAKNATITSSNMRGKNYNAVKILDSDKLSYWATSDDVHQASIEMDLKSPKTFDIISLQEYIPLGQRIENYNIEIFENDAWKTIYEGTSIGAKRLIKLESPVTTSKIKLNITKSPVCVTLSEFGIYKKTE
- a CDS encoding glycosyltransferase, with the translated sequence MQNLAPIALFVYNRPQHTLRTIKFLQQNELAADSRLYIFSDGAKTPQDDEKVAEVRDIINKVDGFKSVKIIQRKENAGLANSVIAGVSQLINDYGQVVVFEDDLITSPHTLTYFNDALNRYREEDKVMHIGAYMYPLDTENLPETFFYRAATSWGWATWARAWKNFEPDIDTLLKQFDKQKRSAFSIQNSMNFWKQMQEFKKGKNNSWAIRWYASVFLKGGLTLNPSQSLVNNIGHDGTGVHSGINDIYNVIINPKPITYFPDIVAENTAAYQVIKNFLANRKGNIWERIKRFVIEKLNK
- a CDS encoding S41 family peptidase yields the protein MIVTLLKSLAAIAFLLPIHSFAQNQTYFAAYPALTPDAQTIVFSYDGDIWKIPVKGGLASRITAMQGEEVNPKISPDGKWLAFSSNQFGNYDVYLMPLNGGDIKQLTFNDASDDVDNWSWDSKTIYFTSGRYNSFSSYKVGINGGTAVRLFDNYFNTTHHVAESPTGELFFSDTWESMRFANRKHYKGAYNPDIQSYNPKTKSYKRYTDYIGKDFWTSIDQKGNVFFVSDEGNDEYNLYTFIGGKKTSLTNFDTSIKRPFVAANGTTVVFEKDYQLYTYDVASKKTEKVSISTSRNQVLSKEQEYDVRANISAFDVSTDGKKIAFVSRGEVFVSDADGKFIRKITNSGERAMECKWLADNKTILFSQTASGYQNWFTIAGDGKGAIKQITKDKANNRDITLNKTKTMAVYLSGRNELKLLDLKTFESKTLVTDEFWALQSAAPSFSPNDEYVLFTVYRNFEQDILVHNIKANKTINLTNTGVTETGPAWSPDGKYIFFTSARTKPSYPTGMENAHIYRMALNNYDEAYRSDKFDDLFKETKPAEVKPAVTDSKTKKAKADTAKKKTDEKPTPKPANVITINTQDILDRIELVGPNFGGQFGTDAFAKGDKTYVFFSSNHEGGAPGLYRTTIEPFEANKTEKVADGGDYSIVSAGDKFFVLSRGVINKYTLEANKLDKIDHGYKFTRNLNAEFNQMFYETWVGLDENFYDEKFHGVDWDKMRTRYAAYLPYVNNRSDLRILLNDMLGELNSSHMGFNSLGAEEKKNLNYITNETGIIFGNENPLKVERIAAKSNAARTGTNILAGDILTEVNGLKVDEKIDRDYYFSKPSLDKEMTLTFIRSGKPIYVNIHPESSGALRGNFYDEWITKNKKNVDKWGNNRIAYSYMKNMSGGELETFLLDMVEQEENKEAIILDLRYNTGGNVHDEVLKFLSQRPYLQWKYRGGKMAPQSNFGPAAKPIVLLVNEQSLSDAEMTAAGFKQLKLGKIIGTETYRWIIFTSAKGLVDGSSYRLPSWGCYTMDGKNIEKEGVKPDIFVKNTFEDRLADKDPQLEKAVSEILKDLK